A DNA window from Dictyoglomus sp. contains the following coding sequences:
- the cysK gene encoding cysteine synthase A has product MKIVNSVLDLIGNTPMVRLNKIVEPGMAEIVGKIESFNPGGSVKDRICLSMIEEAEKQGLLRPGSTIIEPTSGNTGIGLAMISAVKGYKCILVMPETVSLERRYILKAYGAEVILTPGIEGMAGAVKKAEELLKEIPGSFMPQQFKNPANPKIHRETTAKEIWEATEGKIDAFVAGVGTGGTITGVGEFLKEKNSKIKIVAVEPSESPVLSGGRPGPHKIQGIGAGFIPDVLNFKIVDEIIKVNSDDALKTSQRLAKEEGLFVGISAGANVFASLKVARELGEGKRIVVILPDTGERYLSVFLQTSF; this is encoded by the coding sequence ATGAAAATAGTAAACAGTGTGTTAGATCTTATTGGAAATACTCCAATGGTAAGGCTAAATAAAATTGTGGAACCTGGAATGGCAGAAATTGTTGGAAAGATAGAATCTTTTAATCCAGGAGGAAGTGTTAAAGACAGAATATGTCTCTCCATGATTGAAGAAGCAGAAAAACAAGGACTTTTAAGACCTGGTTCCACAATCATTGAACCTACTAGTGGCAATACAGGAATTGGTCTTGCCATGATCTCTGCTGTGAAAGGATACAAATGTATTTTAGTAATGCCTGAGACTGTTAGTTTAGAAAGAAGATACATTCTTAAAGCTTATGGAGCAGAAGTAATTCTTACTCCTGGAATAGAGGGTATGGCTGGAGCTGTCAAAAAAGCAGAGGAATTATTAAAAGAGATTCCTGGAAGTTTTATGCCTCAGCAATTCAAAAACCCAGCAAATCCTAAAATTCATAGAGAAACTACTGCAAAAGAAATTTGGGAAGCAACAGAAGGGAAAATTGATGCCTTTGTAGCAGGAGTGGGAACAGGAGGAACCATTACTGGAGTGGGAGAGTTTTTGAAAGAAAAGAATTCAAAGATTAAGATCGTAGCTGTGGAACCTTCAGAAAGTCCTGTTCTCTCAGGAGGAAGACCTGGTCCCCATAAAATTCAAGGAATAGGAGCTGGATTTATTCCCGATGTTTTGAATTTTAAAATAGTTGATGAAATAATAAAGGTAAATAGTGATGACGCCTTAAAAACCTCTCAAAGATTGGCAAAAGAGGAGGGGTTATTTGTTGGAATATCTGCAGGAGCAAATGTCTTTGCATCCCTGAAGGTAGCACGGGAGTTGGGAGAAGGAAAAAGAATAGTAGTTATACTTCCTGATACTGGAGAAAGGTATTTATCTGTTTTTTTACAAACAAGTTTCTAA
- a CDS encoding glycoside hydrolase family 3 protein — protein MKKILLILIFSIFIFSSIFSFEESIDEKVEKLLSQMTLDEKIGQMTQVDSSYIKDPEDVKRYFLGSILSGGNSGPANPTPENWANYVDRFQYYALQTRLKIPIIYGIDAVHGNAKVYSAVVFPHNIGLGCTRNEKLVEECARITAIETYAVGIRWSFAPCVAVAQDIRWGRTYESFSEDPSLVAVMGSAVVRGFQGKSLRDKNSILSCPKHFVGDGGTIFGTGMNGLLDQGDTRCSEQELRDIHMKPYIYAIKEGAKSIMVSFSSFNGTKMHAHKYLLTDVLKKELKFDGFLVSDWKAIEQLPGSYEDQVALSINAGIDMVMVPDDYVRFINTLKACVQKGRVSINRIDDAVRRILRVKFLLGLFDNPFSDRELIGKIGSKEHREVARRAVRESIVLLQNKNKILPLSKNLKHICVVGEKARDIGSQCGGWTIYWQGQKGNITVGTTILDAIRKSVSKNTKVTFSPYGDNIPKDADIVISIVGEKPYAEFMGDTFKPEIEYSDQLILENSFKSKKPVVIILLVGRPVDIEKYLSKASAILCAWLPGTEGEGITDVLFGDYKPKGKLSFTWYIENKNKAIFPYGYGLSY, from the coding sequence ATGAAAAAGATTCTTTTAATTCTGATTTTTTCCATTTTTATTTTCTCTTCTATTTTTTCCTTTGAAGAATCTATAGATGAAAAGGTAGAAAAACTTCTCTCTCAAATGACCCTTGATGAGAAAATAGGGCAGATGACTCAAGTAGACAGTTCTTATATAAAAGATCCCGAGGATGTAAAAAGATACTTTCTTGGTTCTATCCTAAGTGGTGGTAATTCGGGACCAGCTAATCCTACTCCAGAAAACTGGGCAAATTATGTAGATAGATTTCAATACTATGCTCTTCAAACAAGATTAAAAATTCCAATTATTTATGGTATAGATGCTGTACATGGAAACGCAAAGGTATATTCCGCCGTTGTTTTTCCTCACAATATTGGACTTGGGTGTACAAGGAATGAAAAGCTTGTGGAGGAATGTGCAAGAATTACTGCAATAGAAACATATGCTGTAGGAATAAGATGGAGTTTTGCTCCTTGTGTTGCTGTAGCTCAGGATATAAGATGGGGAAGAACTTATGAAAGTTTCTCGGAAGATCCTAGTTTAGTGGCAGTTATGGGATCTGCTGTAGTAAGGGGCTTTCAAGGAAAATCTTTGAGGGATAAAAATTCTATTCTTTCTTGTCCTAAGCATTTTGTGGGAGATGGAGGAACAATTTTTGGAACAGGAATGAATGGACTCTTAGATCAAGGAGATACAAGATGCTCAGAACAAGAGCTTAGAGATATTCATATGAAGCCATATATTTACGCTATAAAAGAAGGAGCAAAATCCATAATGGTATCCTTTTCCAGTTTCAATGGAACAAAAATGCATGCTCATAAATATCTCTTAACCGATGTATTAAAGAAAGAGCTTAAATTTGATGGTTTTTTAGTTTCTGATTGGAAGGCTATAGAACAGCTTCCTGGAAGTTATGAGGATCAAGTGGCTCTTAGCATAAATGCAGGAATAGATATGGTTATGGTTCCTGATGATTATGTAAGATTTATAAATACTTTAAAAGCTTGTGTACAAAAGGGAAGAGTTTCTATAAACCGAATTGATGATGCAGTAAGAAGAATATTAAGGGTTAAATTTTTGTTGGGACTTTTTGATAATCCCTTTTCTGACAGAGAATTAATTGGAAAAATAGGCTCTAAGGAACATAGAGAAGTAGCAAGAAGGGCTGTTAGAGAAAGTATTGTACTTTTACAAAATAAAAATAAAATTCTTCCTCTTTCAAAGAATCTAAAACATATATGTGTTGTAGGAGAAAAAGCAAGAGATATAGGATCTCAGTGTGGAGGATGGACTATTTATTGGCAGGGACAAAAAGGAAATATTACAGTAGGTACCACCATTTTAGACGCTATAAGAAAGAGTGTTAGTAAAAATACAAAAGTTACTTTTTCACCCTATGGAGATAACATTCCTAAAGATGCAGATATAGTAATTTCAATTGTTGGAGAAAAACCATATGCAGAATTTATGGGAGATACTTTTAAGCCAGAAATAGAGTACTCTGATCAGCTAATTCTTGAAAATTCCTTTAAGTCTAAGAAACCTGTGGTAATAATCTTATTAGTGGGAAGACCTGTGGATATAGAAAAATATCTTTCTAAAGCTTCTGCAATACTATGTGCTTGGCTTCCTGGAACAGAAGGAGAAGGAATAACCGATGTACTTTTTGGAGATTATAAACCAAAAGGAAAATTATCTTTTACTTGGTATATTGAGAACAAAAATAAGGCTATTTTCCCTTATGGATATGGGCTTTCTTATTAG
- a CDS encoding aryldialkylphosphatase, producing the protein MIMTVRGEISPENLGKTLVHEHIAVDFSSAENQIPISKELREDIVNTMKPYLEEIKNLGFRTIFECTPRFVGRDVKTLKILSEAVGINIVTNTGFYAFGNYNHIPLTMRNFSPEEFAKIWIEEWKNGIEGTEIKPGFIKTSVNHGRLGDLDKKVIIASCMTHLETGLTIACHTGEKECALGVADIVEKEGVDPSAFIIVHADQIEDFDAHLELFNRGFILEYDGIGWKPIEYHVGLLDKAIKAGFINQILISHDAGWYTINEKGAKDKIRPYTDISLKLFPELYRKGYDESLEKILLIENPRRIFDIRIRKR; encoded by the coding sequence ATGATAATGACAGTTCGTGGGGAAATATCCCCAGAAAATCTTGGAAAAACACTAGTCCATGAACACATTGCAGTAGATTTCTCCTCAGCAGAAAATCAAATTCCAATATCCAAAGAATTAAGAGAAGATATTGTAAACACTATGAAGCCGTATTTAGAAGAAATAAAAAACTTAGGCTTTAGAACCATATTTGAGTGTACTCCTAGATTTGTAGGAAGAGATGTAAAAACCTTAAAAATACTCTCTGAAGCTGTTGGAATTAATATCGTAACAAATACTGGTTTCTATGCTTTTGGAAATTATAATCATATTCCCTTAACTATGAGGAATTTTTCTCCTGAAGAGTTTGCGAAAATTTGGATTGAAGAATGGAAGAATGGTATAGAAGGCACAGAAATTAAACCTGGATTCATAAAAACATCGGTCAATCATGGAAGACTAGGAGATCTTGATAAAAAGGTTATTATTGCATCTTGTATGACCCACTTAGAAACTGGTCTTACCATAGCCTGTCATACAGGAGAGAAAGAATGTGCATTAGGAGTTGCAGATATAGTAGAAAAAGAGGGTGTAGATCCTTCTGCCTTTATAATAGTACATGCAGATCAAATAGAGGATTTTGATGCCCATTTAGAACTTTTTAATAGAGGTTTTATCCTAGAATACGATGGAATAGGTTGGAAGCCTATAGAATATCATGTGGGACTTCTCGATAAGGCTATAAAGGCAGGTTTTATTAATCAAATCCTCATATCTCACGATGCTGGATGGTACACAATTAATGAAAAGGGAGCAAAAGATAAAATAAGACCATATACTGATATTTCTTTGAAGCTTTTCCCAGAACTTTATAGAAAAGGCTATGATGAGAGTTTAGAAAAAATTCTTCTTATAGAAAACCCCAGAAGAATCTTTGATATAAGAATAAGAAAAAGATAA
- a CDS encoding glutamine amidotransferase family protein: MLKEGEIRIPSACGLLGYINKREKLTSGDSIVKAMSLMRERGNGLGAGFAVYGIYPDRKDYYAFHLFFENKRAKEEVEDFIQEYFIIVDNEEIPTRKNKNIKKSPIIWRYFLKVKEKEDLYDQYETEEDMIVDIVMKINSKIEGAYVFSSGKNMGIFKGVGYPEDIGEFYKLESYKGYIWTAHSRFPTNTPGWWGGAHPFGLLNWAVVHNGEISSYGTNMRFIEMFGYKCTLRTDTEVITYLFDLLVRKHNLPLEYALSTFAPPLYSVIERMPESKKEVYRALRAVYQSCLLNGPFAIIITSNDLFIALNDRIKLRPLVVAEWNDYLFAASEESAIRALCPNPDKVWMPKGGEPVIATLEKARVMLS; the protein is encoded by the coding sequence ATGTTAAAAGAAGGAGAAATAAGAATTCCATCAGCCTGCGGATTATTAGGTTATATAAATAAAAGAGAAAAATTAACCTCAGGCGATTCTATAGTAAAAGCTATGAGCCTCATGCGAGAAAGAGGAAATGGACTTGGAGCTGGCTTTGCAGTATATGGTATATATCCTGATAGAAAAGATTACTATGCCTTTCATCTCTTTTTTGAAAACAAAAGAGCAAAAGAGGAAGTTGAAGACTTTATTCAAGAATATTTCATAATCGTTGATAACGAAGAAATTCCTACAAGAAAAAACAAAAATATCAAGAAATCTCCTATTATATGGAGATATTTTCTAAAAGTCAAAGAAAAGGAAGATCTATATGATCAATATGAGACAGAAGAAGATATGATTGTAGATATTGTGATGAAAATAAATTCAAAAATTGAAGGAGCTTATGTTTTTTCAAGTGGAAAAAACATGGGAATTTTCAAGGGGGTAGGTTATCCAGAAGATATCGGAGAATTTTATAAATTAGAATCTTATAAAGGATATATATGGACTGCCCATTCCAGATTCCCCACAAACACACCAGGATGGTGGGGAGGAGCTCATCCTTTTGGTCTATTAAACTGGGCAGTAGTACATAATGGAGAAATTTCCTCCTATGGAACAAATATGCGATTTATTGAAATGTTTGGTTATAAGTGTACTCTAAGAACCGATACGGAAGTAATAACATATCTTTTTGATTTATTAGTAAGAAAACACAATCTTCCCTTAGAATATGCTCTTTCCACCTTTGCTCCACCTTTATATTCTGTAATAGAAAGAATGCCTGAATCTAAAAAAGAAGTATACAGAGCTCTAAGAGCTGTCTACCAGAGTTGTCTACTAAATGGTCCTTTTGCTATCATCATTACTTCTAATGATCTCTTTATTGCTTTAAATGATCGAATAAAATTAAGACCTTTAGTAGTAGCAGAATGGAATGATTATCTCTTTGCAGCTTCAGAAGAATCTGCCATTAGAGCTTTATGTCCCAATCCTGATAAGGTATGGATGCCTAAAGGAGGAGAACCAGTAATAGCAACCTTAGAGAAAGCGAGGGTGATGCTTTCATGA
- a CDS encoding glutamate synthase-related protein, with product MKTLYESDFIVIRDETKCIRCKVCVNQCSYKAHEYDEEEDRVIVDNSKCVGCHRCVAMCPTKAITVSHNPLEFRENYNWSGRYIKEIYKQAETGGILLTGMGNDKNYPIYWDRILLNASQVTNPSIDPLREPMELKTFIGRKPEKLEFDKYGNIKTPIPPQLELELPVMFSAMSFGSISLNAAESLARAAVEVGTYWNTGEGGLHKKLYQYKHKAIVQCASGRFGVDVEYLNSGSAIEIKIGQGAKPGIGGHLPGEKVKEEVSATRMIPIGSDAISPAPHHDIYSIEDLRQLIFALKEATEYKKPVGVKIAAVHNVAAIASGIARAGADFIVIDGFRGGTGAAPTRIRDNVGIPIELALAAVDTRLREEGIRNQVSIIAAGSIRNSADVIKAIALGADAVYIATAALISLGCHLCQQCHTGKCNWGIATQDPNLVKRLNPEIGARRAGNLLKAWAHEIKEMLGGMGINALESLRGNRLMLRGVGLNEKELEILGIKHAGEGI from the coding sequence ATGAAAACTTTATATGAGTCTGATTTTATAGTGATAAGAGATGAGACAAAATGTATAAGATGTAAGGTCTGTGTAAATCAATGTTCATATAAAGCTCACGAATACGATGAAGAAGAAGATAGAGTTATAGTAGATAATTCTAAATGTGTAGGATGTCATAGATGTGTAGCTATGTGCCCCACAAAAGCTATAACAGTCTCTCATAATCCCTTAGAGTTTAGAGAAAATTATAACTGGTCTGGCAGATACATCAAAGAAATATATAAACAAGCAGAAACCGGAGGAATATTACTTACAGGAATGGGAAATGACAAAAATTATCCTATTTATTGGGACAGAATTTTACTAAATGCAAGTCAGGTAACAAATCCTTCTATAGATCCTTTAAGAGAACCTATGGAATTGAAAACTTTTATAGGAAGAAAACCTGAGAAACTAGAATTTGATAAATATGGAAATATTAAAACCCCTATTCCTCCTCAATTGGAATTAGAACTCCCAGTAATGTTTTCCGCTATGTCTTTTGGTTCTATAAGTTTAAATGCAGCTGAATCCTTAGCAAGAGCTGCTGTAGAAGTTGGTACTTACTGGAATACAGGTGAGGGAGGATTACATAAAAAACTCTATCAATATAAACACAAAGCAATAGTTCAATGTGCATCAGGAAGATTTGGGGTAGACGTAGAATATTTAAACTCTGGATCTGCAATTGAAATAAAAATAGGTCAAGGAGCAAAACCAGGAATAGGAGGACACCTTCCAGGAGAAAAGGTTAAAGAAGAGGTATCTGCAACAAGAATGATTCCCATAGGTAGCGATGCAATTTCTCCTGCCCCTCATCATGATATATATTCTATAGAAGATCTAAGACAACTTATCTTTGCTCTAAAGGAAGCTACAGAGTATAAAAAGCCTGTTGGAGTTAAAATTGCTGCAGTACATAACGTGGCTGCCATCGCATCGGGAATAGCAAGAGCAGGAGCAGATTTTATTGTAATTGATGGATTTAGAGGAGGAACAGGTGCTGCTCCTACAAGAATAAGAGACAATGTAGGCATTCCTATAGAACTTGCCTTAGCAGCTGTAGATACAAGACTTAGAGAAGAAGGAATAAGAAATCAAGTATCAATAATAGCAGCAGGCTCCATTAGAAACAGTGCAGATGTAATAAAAGCTATAGCGTTAGGTGCGGATGCTGTATACATAGCTACAGCAGCTTTAATATCACTTGGATGTCACCTTTGCCAGCAATGTCATACTGGAAAATGCAATTGGGGAATAGCAACCCAAGATCCTAATTTAGTAAAAAGATTAAATCCAGAAATTGGAGCAAGAAGAGCAGGAAATCTACTTAAAGCATGGGCTCATGAAATAAAGGAAATGCTTGGAGGAATGGGAATAAATGCTCTTGAAAGTTTAAGAGGAAATAGATTAATGCTAAGAGGCGTAGGACTAAATGAAAAAGAGCTCGAAATTCTTGGTATAAAGCATGCGGGGGAGGGAATTTGA
- a CDS encoding 4Fe-4S dicluster domain-containing protein: protein MKNPTKKRIFPKEEYCLGCHLCEIYCISAHSKEKNLVKLFKMPNRPYPRILVEEKEGEYITFALQCRHCDEPYCITACISGALQMDQNKHLIICDEEKCVGCWSCILVCPYGAIRRNDNKKIASKCDLCIERGIPACVENCPNEALELREV, encoded by the coding sequence ATGAAAAATCCTACAAAGAAAAGAATATTTCCCAAAGAAGAATACTGTCTTGGTTGTCATTTATGTGAAATCTATTGCATATCTGCCCATTCTAAGGAAAAAAATCTCGTAAAGTTATTTAAAATGCCAAACAGACCATATCCAAGAATATTAGTAGAAGAAAAAGAAGGAGAATATATAACCTTTGCCCTTCAATGTAGACACTGTGATGAACCTTATTGCATCACTGCCTGTATATCAGGAGCGCTACAAATGGACCAAAATAAACACTTAATCATATGTGATGAAGAAAAATGCGTAGGTTGCTGGTCATGCATCTTAGTATGCCCCTATGGAGCTATAAGAAGAAACGATAATAAAAAGATAGCGTCCAAATGTGATTTATGTATAGAAAGAGGTATCCCTGCTTGTGTAGAGAATTGTCCCAATGAAGCCTTAGAGTTGAGAGAGGTATAA
- a CDS encoding FAD-dependent oxidoreductase, protein MKHVIIGNSIACAGCIEGIRRISKEDEIIVISDEPYHIYSRPLISYWLSGKIPTEKIYYRPLDYYEKNKIKTILGKKAIKVDFEVQRVILEDGQEIEYDKLLIATGGKPFIPPIKGYPKESVFTFIKFDDVKRIDKELKPNINTVVVGAGLSGLKAAEALIKRGCKVKVVELANKILGSILDEFSAKKVKDYLEEKGIEFYLENSVVEILGKNKVERIILQKGEELKVDILIIAIGVIPNVDIFKDTPLKLRRGILVNERMETNINNVYAAGDVVESLDLITGNQRVIPILPNAYTQGKIAGINMAGGEAMYDGSFPINSIGFFDIHIMTGGINNPQENTEILEKWDEDTKIYKKIYIDDNKITGFIFINSFDRTGIIVDLMRKKVNISEIKHKILSDNFGLLDFPREFRREKIFGGV, encoded by the coding sequence TTGAAGCATGTAATAATAGGAAACTCCATAGCATGTGCAGGATGTATCGAGGGAATAAGAAGAATCTCCAAAGAAGATGAAATAATAGTCATTTCCGATGAACCTTATCATATATATTCCAGACCTCTAATTTCTTACTGGTTAAGTGGTAAGATTCCTACAGAGAAAATTTATTATCGTCCTTTAGATTATTACGAAAAAAATAAAATTAAAACGATTCTTGGGAAAAAAGCAATTAAAGTAGATTTTGAGGTTCAGAGAGTTATTTTAGAAGATGGACAGGAAATAGAATATGACAAACTATTAATTGCTACAGGGGGTAAACCCTTTATACCTCCTATAAAAGGATATCCTAAAGAGAGTGTTTTTACTTTTATAAAGTTTGATGATGTTAAAAGAATAGATAAGGAGTTAAAACCTAATATAAACACAGTAGTAGTAGGAGCAGGACTTTCAGGTCTAAAAGCAGCAGAAGCTCTAATTAAAAGAGGATGTAAAGTAAAAGTTGTAGAACTTGCTAACAAGATATTAGGAAGTATTCTGGATGAGTTCTCAGCTAAAAAGGTTAAGGATTATCTTGAGGAAAAAGGTATAGAATTTTATCTAGAAAATTCTGTGGTAGAGATATTAGGGAAAAATAAAGTAGAAAGAATAATCCTTCAGAAGGGAGAGGAATTAAAAGTTGATATATTAATAATAGCGATAGGAGTTATACCTAATGTAGATATATTTAAGGATACTCCACTTAAACTTCGAAGAGGAATCTTAGTAAATGAGAGAATGGAAACTAACATAAATAATGTATATGCAGCAGGGGACGTTGTGGAGAGTTTAGATTTAATAACTGGAAATCAAAGGGTTATCCCAATACTTCCCAATGCCTACACTCAGGGTAAAATTGCGGGAATAAATATGGCAGGAGGAGAAGCTATGTATGATGGAAGCTTTCCTATAAACTCCATAGGATTTTTTGATATTCATATTATGACTGGTGGTATTAATAATCCTCAAGAAAATACTGAAATCCTAGAAAAATGGGATGAAGATACAAAAATTTACAAAAAAATTTACATAGATGACAATAAAATTACAGGATTTATATTTATTAACTCCTTTGACAGAACTGGAATAATTGTGGACCTAATGAGAAAAAAGGTAAACATCTCAGAAATTAAACATAAGATTCTGTCAGATAACTTTGGGCTATTAGACTTTCCAAGGGAATTTAGAAGAGAAAAAATATTTGGAGGTGTTTAA